A stretch of the Dioscorea cayenensis subsp. rotundata cultivar TDr96_F1 chromosome 4, TDr96_F1_v2_PseudoChromosome.rev07_lg8_w22 25.fasta, whole genome shotgun sequence genome encodes the following:
- the LOC120259033 gene encoding lysine-specific demethylase JMJ25-like isoform X5: MEKREKEEWDVVASVAADDLRCRGTDEKELRCGNEEWESRSLCEVHCVEMVADSSKEGMQVKEKRKPGRPRKEKSSASMVEAEGSNGAKKQENENAGKRKRNESERPRRKSVRVDKQDGASTDDQFSPKANVLSDFNKTFNPEELRGKILTGDAARMCHQCQSKYKEKIVWCLTCKKKRYCVPCIERWYPDLTIAEFEKKCPYCCNNCNCKGCLRMIRVAKPPEKVIEKSQRVCYLYYVIQSLLPWLKAFRGEQMKEKEIEARIKGQSSAETKVEQAPCDPDERVYCDNCQTSILDYHRSCPDCSFDLCLRCCQELRNGCMPGGNGRLIYKYKTKGKDYLHGGPPQTISKRIASMVNASDDENNEGRLNALREWKANSNGSIPCPLKEVGGCGNSVLELKCIFGDSNLQNLEEKAASIVAQQKPAMLPDLCTQCPCFTATGELNSGSTTLRKAACRKDSNDNYLFCPKAIDLQSGDIEHFQKHWAKGEPVIVRDVLELTHGLSWEPMVMWRALRERAESKQAPEKFAVQAIDCLDWCEVEINIATFFRGYSEGRNHLNNWPEMLKLKDWPPSSSFEERLPRHGAEFITSLPFKEYTDPRCGILNLATKLDEGVLKPDMGPKTYIAYGFADELGRGDSVTKLHCDMSDAVNILTHTSEFTPLPHTLAAIPEYKKKHIVQNKQEESLMEPIYIDCSERSVVSSEELLQQQSCSEIQPTENDNPKHKVNYDIHENVAVEASVGLAKNASGEALDSGNSNSQEKVALENPKHKVNFDIHENVAVEASVGLAKNASGEGLDSGNSNSQEKVAQENPIPQKRKRGRPSRKEQQYKAANSAPSDNSGEVQLDTGLRNQAINITDDFQKSSESEEMKKMKDGMVCNVSKLGHKVDENEPKQVVGGALWDIFRREDAKKLQEYLKKHSKEFRHMFCCRIEEVAHPIHDQTFYLTKEHKRKLKEEYGIEPWTFEQNLGEAVIIPAGCPHQVRNLKSCIKVALDFVSPENFNECIKLSEEFRLLPKDHLAKVDKLEVKKMALHALMHDIRDFEKCTSSEANDENEVKPQAEEQPESSIPPRKNKKANK; the protein is encoded by the exons atggagaagagagagaaggagGAATGGGATGTGGTGGCGAGCGTTGCGGCGGATGATCTCCGGTGCCGGGGGACCGACGAGAAGGAGTTGAGGTGCGGGAATGAGGAATGGGAGAGCCGTAGCCTCTGTGAGGTTCACTGTGTGGAGATGGTCGCCGATTCCAGCAAG GAGGGAATGCAGGTTAAGGAAAAGAGGAAGCCTGGTCGTCCTCGGAAGGAGAAGAGTAGTGCTTCTATGGTTGAGGCTGAGGGTTCGAATGGTGCTAAAAAG CAGGAGAATGAAAATGCTGGAAAGCGGAAGAGGAATGAATCTGAGAGGCCGAGAAGGAAGTCTGTTAGAGTTGATAAGCAAGATGGGGCATCTACTGATGACCAATTCTCTCCAAAAGCTAATGTTCTTAGTGATTTCAATAAGACTTTCAACCCTGAG GAACTGAGGGGGAAGATATTGACGGGTGATGCAGCACGGATGTGCCATCAGTGCCAGAGCAAATACAAGGAGAAGATTGTGTGGTGTTTGACCTGCAAAAAGAAGCGATATTGTGTGCCATGTATTGAGCGCTG GTACCCAGATTTGACAATTGCTGAGTTTGAGAAAAAATGCCCTTATTGCTGTAACAATTGCAATTGCAAAGGGTGTTTACGGATGATCAGGGTTGCAAAG CCTCCGGAGAAGGTGATTGAAAAATCTCAGCGAGTATGCTATTTGTATTATGTTATACAATCATTGCTTCCTTGGCTGAAAGCATTTCGTGGTGAGCAAATGAAGGAGAAAGAAATTGAGGCTCGGATAAAAG GACAATCATCTGCTGAAACGAAGGTAGAACAAGCTCCATGTGATCCTGATGAACGTGTATATTG TGACAATTGCCAAACCTCTATTCTTGATTATCATCGGAGCTGCCCTGACTGCTCATTTGATCTGTGCCTTCGTTGCTGCCAAGAGCTCCGAAATGGATGCATGCCTGGTGGCAATGGGAGATTAATTTACAAGTACAAAACCAAGGGTAAAGATTACTTGCATGGAGGCCCTCCGCAGACCATAAGCAAAAGGATTGCATCAATGGTAAATGCTAGTGATGATGAAAACAATGAAGGGCGGTTAAATGCTTTGAGGGAATGGAAGGCTAATAGTAATGGCAGTATTCCCTGCCCCTTAAAGGAAGTTGGTGGCTGTGGAAATTCTGTTTTGGAGTTAAAGTGCATTTTTGGTGATAGTAATCTTCAGAACCTAGAAGAGAAGGCTGCTTCAATTGTTGCACAACAAAAACCGGCAATGCTCCCTGACCTTTGTACTCAGTGTCCATGCTTCACTGCTACCGGTGAACTAAACTCTGGCAGTACAACGCTACGCAAAGCAGCTTGCAGGAAAGATTCTAATGATAATTATCTGTTTTGCCCGAAAGCTATTGACCTTCAATCTGGAGATATTGAGCACTTCCAAAAACATTGGGCTAAAGGTGAGCCAGTGATTGTTCGTGATGTCCTGGAGCTCACTCATGGTCTGAGTTGGGAGCCAATGGTTATGTGGAGAGCTCTTAGAGAGAGGGCAGAGTCTAAGCAAGCACCAGAGAAGTTTGCAGTCCAGGCAATTGATTGCCTGGATTGGTGTGAG GTTGAGATAAACATTGCCACCTTTTTTAGAGGCTATTCTGAAGGACGGAACCATTTGAATAACTGGCCTGAGATGCTAAAGCTCAAGGACTGGCCCCCATCTAGTTCCTTTGAAGAGCGATTACCACGCCATGGTGCAGAATTCATTACATCTTTGCCATTTAAGGAGTATACAGATCCCAGGTGTGGCATTCTAAATCTTGCAACTAAGCTGGATGAAGGTGTTCTGAAGCCAGACATGGGCCCAAAAACTTATATTGCTTATGGGTTTGCGGATGAGTTAGGAAGAGGCGACTCTGTTACAAAGCTTCACTGTGATATGTCGGATGCG GTGAATATCTTGACTCATACTTCTGAATTTACTCCATTGCCCCACACACTTGCTGCTATCCCGgaatataaaaagaaacatatagtTCAAAACAAGCAAGAGGAGAGTTTGATGGAACCCATATATATAGATTGTTCTGAAAGGTCAGTTGTCTCCAGTGAAGAATTGTTGCAGCAACAAAGTTGTAGTGAGATCCAGCCTACAGAGAATGACAATCCTAAGCACAAAGTAAATTATGACATTCATGAAAATGTGGCTGTGGAGGCTTCAGTGGGCTTAGCTAAGAATGCTTCTGGTGAAGCATTGGATTCAGGAAATAGTAATTCTCAGGAAAAAGTTGCCCTGGAAAATCCTAAGCACAAAGTAAATTTCGACATTCATGAAAATGTGGCTGTGGAGGCTTCAGTGGGCTTAGCTAAGAATGCTTCTGGTGAAGGATTGGATTCAGGAAATAGTAATTCTCAGGAAAAAGTTGCCCAGGAAAATCCTATTCCACAGAAAAGGAAGAGAGGAAGGCCCAGTCGAAAAGAACAGCAATACAAAGCAGCAAACAGTGCTCCATCTGATAATTCAGGAGAAGTACAACTTGATACTGGTCTTAGAAACCAAGCTATCAACATCACTGATGATTTTCAAAAATCTTCTGAGAGTGaggaaatgaaaaagatgaaagATGGGATGGTTTGTAATGTCTCAAAACTTGGGCATAAAGTTGATGAAAATGAACCTAAACAAGTGGTAGGTGGTGCTCTATGGGATATTTTCCGAAGAGAAGATGCTAAGAAGTTACAAGAGTATCTTAAGAAGCACTCAAAGGAGTTCCGGCACATGTTCTGCTGTCGAATAGAGGAG GTGGCTCATCCAATTCATGATCAGACTTTCTACTTGACCAAAGAGCATAAGAGAAAGTTGAAGGAGGAATACG GAATTGAGCCTTGGACTTTCGAGCAAAATCTTGGAGAAGCTGTTATAATACCAGCTGGATGTCCACATCAAGTGAGAAATCTCAAG TCATGCATAAAGGTTGCGCTTGACTTTGTGTCTCCGGAGAACTTCAATGAATGCATTAAGCTGAGTGAAGAGTTCCGTCTACTTCCTAAAGACCACCTTGCTAAAGTAGACAAACTTGAG GTGAAAAAGATGGCTCTGCATGCACTCATGCATGACATAAGGGATTTTGAGAAATGTACATCTTCTGA GGCCAATGATGAGAATGAAGTGAAACCTCAAGCTGAAGAACAACCAGAGAGTTCTATCCCCCCTCGCAAAAACAAAAAGGCCAACAA GTAG
- the LOC120259033 gene encoding lysine-specific demethylase JMJ25-like isoform X3, which produces MEKREKEEWDVVASVAADDLRCRGTDEKELRCGNEEWESRSLCEVHCVEMVADSSKEGMQVKEKRKPGRPRKEKSSASMVEAEGSNGAKKENENAGKRKRNESERPRRKSVRVDKQDGASTDDQFSPKANVLSDFNKTFNPEQENENAGKRKRNKPGRPRKNSVRVDKQDGASTDDQFSPIANVLSDSNKTFNPEQENENAGKRKRNKPGRPRKKSVRVDKQDGASTDDQFSPTANVLSDSNKTFNPEELRGKILTGDAARMCHQCQSKYKEKIVWCLTCKKKRYCVPCIERWYPDLTIAEFEKKCPYCCNNCNCKGCLRMIRVAKPPEKVIEKSQRVCYLYYVIQSLLPWLKAFRGEQMKEKEIEARIKGQSSAETKVEQAPCDPDERVYCDNCQTSILDYHRSCPDCSFDLCLRCCQELRNGCMPGGNGRLIYKYKTKGKDYLHGGPPQTISKRIASMVNASDDENNEGRLNALREWKANSNGSIPCPLKEVGGCGNSVLELKCIFGDSNLQNLEEKAASIVAQQKPAMLPDLCTQCPCFTATGELNSGSTTLRKAACRKDSNDNYLFCPKAIDLQSGDIEHFQKHWAKGEPVIVRDVLELTHGLSWEPMVMWRALRERAESKQAPEKFAVQAIDCLDWCEVEINIATFFRGYSEGRNHLNNWPEMLKLKDWPPSSSFEERLPRHGAEFITSLPFKEYTDPRCGILNLATKLDEGVLKPDMGPKTYIAYGFADELGRGDSVTKLHCDMSDAVNILTHTSEFTPLPHTLAAIPEYKKKHIVQNKQEESLMEPIYIDCSERSVVSSEELLQQQSCSEIQPTENDNPKHKVNYDIHENVAVEASVGLAKNASGEALDSGNSNSQEKVALENPKHKVNFDIHENVAVEASVGLAKNASGEGLDSGNSNSQEKVAQENPIPQKRKRGRPSRKEQQYKAANSAPSDNSGEVQLDTGLRNQAINITDDFQKSSESEEMKKMKDGMVCNVSKLGHKVDENEPKQVVGGALWDIFRREDAKKLQEYLKKHSKEFRHMFCCRIEEVAHPIHDQTFYLTKEHKRKLKEEYGIEPWTFEQNLGEAVIIPAGCPHQVRNLKSCIKVALDFVSPENFNECIKLSEEFRLLPKDHLAKVDKLEVKKMALHALMHDIRDFEKCTSSEANDENEVKPQAEEQPESSIPPRKNKKANK; this is translated from the exons atggagaagagagagaaggagGAATGGGATGTGGTGGCGAGCGTTGCGGCGGATGATCTCCGGTGCCGGGGGACCGACGAGAAGGAGTTGAGGTGCGGGAATGAGGAATGGGAGAGCCGTAGCCTCTGTGAGGTTCACTGTGTGGAGATGGTCGCCGATTCCAGCAAG GAGGGAATGCAGGTTAAGGAAAAGAGGAAGCCTGGTCGTCCTCGGAAGGAGAAGAGTAGTGCTTCTATGGTTGAGGCTGAGGGTTCGAATGGTGCTAAAAAG GAGAATGAAAATGCTGGAAAGCGGAAGAGGAATGAATCTGAGAGGCCGAGAAGGAAGTCTGTTAGAGTTGATAAGCAAGATGGGGCATCTACTGATGACCAATTCTCTCCAAAAGCTAATGTTCTTAGTGATTTCAATAAGACTTTCAACCCTGAG CAGGAGAATGAAAATGCTGGAAAGCGGAAGAGGAATAAACCTGGGAGGCCAAGAAAGAATTCTGTTAGAGTTGATAAGCAAGATGGGGCATCTACTGATGATCAATTCTCTCCAATAGCTAATGTTCTTAGTGATTCCAATAAGACTTTCAACCCTGAG CAGGAGAATGAAAATGCTGGAAAGCGGAAGAGGAATAAACCTGGGAGGCCAAGAAAGAAGTCTGTTAGAGTTGATAAGCAAGATGGGGCATCTACTGATGACCAATTTTCTCCAACAGCTAATGTTCTTAGTGATTCCAATAAGACTTTCAACCCTGAG GAACTGAGGGGGAAGATATTGACGGGTGATGCAGCACGGATGTGCCATCAGTGCCAGAGCAAATACAAGGAGAAGATTGTGTGGTGTTTGACCTGCAAAAAGAAGCGATATTGTGTGCCATGTATTGAGCGCTG GTACCCAGATTTGACAATTGCTGAGTTTGAGAAAAAATGCCCTTATTGCTGTAACAATTGCAATTGCAAAGGGTGTTTACGGATGATCAGGGTTGCAAAG CCTCCGGAGAAGGTGATTGAAAAATCTCAGCGAGTATGCTATTTGTATTATGTTATACAATCATTGCTTCCTTGGCTGAAAGCATTTCGTGGTGAGCAAATGAAGGAGAAAGAAATTGAGGCTCGGATAAAAG GACAATCATCTGCTGAAACGAAGGTAGAACAAGCTCCATGTGATCCTGATGAACGTGTATATTG TGACAATTGCCAAACCTCTATTCTTGATTATCATCGGAGCTGCCCTGACTGCTCATTTGATCTGTGCCTTCGTTGCTGCCAAGAGCTCCGAAATGGATGCATGCCTGGTGGCAATGGGAGATTAATTTACAAGTACAAAACCAAGGGTAAAGATTACTTGCATGGAGGCCCTCCGCAGACCATAAGCAAAAGGATTGCATCAATGGTAAATGCTAGTGATGATGAAAACAATGAAGGGCGGTTAAATGCTTTGAGGGAATGGAAGGCTAATAGTAATGGCAGTATTCCCTGCCCCTTAAAGGAAGTTGGTGGCTGTGGAAATTCTGTTTTGGAGTTAAAGTGCATTTTTGGTGATAGTAATCTTCAGAACCTAGAAGAGAAGGCTGCTTCAATTGTTGCACAACAAAAACCGGCAATGCTCCCTGACCTTTGTACTCAGTGTCCATGCTTCACTGCTACCGGTGAACTAAACTCTGGCAGTACAACGCTACGCAAAGCAGCTTGCAGGAAAGATTCTAATGATAATTATCTGTTTTGCCCGAAAGCTATTGACCTTCAATCTGGAGATATTGAGCACTTCCAAAAACATTGGGCTAAAGGTGAGCCAGTGATTGTTCGTGATGTCCTGGAGCTCACTCATGGTCTGAGTTGGGAGCCAATGGTTATGTGGAGAGCTCTTAGAGAGAGGGCAGAGTCTAAGCAAGCACCAGAGAAGTTTGCAGTCCAGGCAATTGATTGCCTGGATTGGTGTGAG GTTGAGATAAACATTGCCACCTTTTTTAGAGGCTATTCTGAAGGACGGAACCATTTGAATAACTGGCCTGAGATGCTAAAGCTCAAGGACTGGCCCCCATCTAGTTCCTTTGAAGAGCGATTACCACGCCATGGTGCAGAATTCATTACATCTTTGCCATTTAAGGAGTATACAGATCCCAGGTGTGGCATTCTAAATCTTGCAACTAAGCTGGATGAAGGTGTTCTGAAGCCAGACATGGGCCCAAAAACTTATATTGCTTATGGGTTTGCGGATGAGTTAGGAAGAGGCGACTCTGTTACAAAGCTTCACTGTGATATGTCGGATGCG GTGAATATCTTGACTCATACTTCTGAATTTACTCCATTGCCCCACACACTTGCTGCTATCCCGgaatataaaaagaaacatatagtTCAAAACAAGCAAGAGGAGAGTTTGATGGAACCCATATATATAGATTGTTCTGAAAGGTCAGTTGTCTCCAGTGAAGAATTGTTGCAGCAACAAAGTTGTAGTGAGATCCAGCCTACAGAGAATGACAATCCTAAGCACAAAGTAAATTATGACATTCATGAAAATGTGGCTGTGGAGGCTTCAGTGGGCTTAGCTAAGAATGCTTCTGGTGAAGCATTGGATTCAGGAAATAGTAATTCTCAGGAAAAAGTTGCCCTGGAAAATCCTAAGCACAAAGTAAATTTCGACATTCATGAAAATGTGGCTGTGGAGGCTTCAGTGGGCTTAGCTAAGAATGCTTCTGGTGAAGGATTGGATTCAGGAAATAGTAATTCTCAGGAAAAAGTTGCCCAGGAAAATCCTATTCCACAGAAAAGGAAGAGAGGAAGGCCCAGTCGAAAAGAACAGCAATACAAAGCAGCAAACAGTGCTCCATCTGATAATTCAGGAGAAGTACAACTTGATACTGGTCTTAGAAACCAAGCTATCAACATCACTGATGATTTTCAAAAATCTTCTGAGAGTGaggaaatgaaaaagatgaaagATGGGATGGTTTGTAATGTCTCAAAACTTGGGCATAAAGTTGATGAAAATGAACCTAAACAAGTGGTAGGTGGTGCTCTATGGGATATTTTCCGAAGAGAAGATGCTAAGAAGTTACAAGAGTATCTTAAGAAGCACTCAAAGGAGTTCCGGCACATGTTCTGCTGTCGAATAGAGGAG GTGGCTCATCCAATTCATGATCAGACTTTCTACTTGACCAAAGAGCATAAGAGAAAGTTGAAGGAGGAATACG GAATTGAGCCTTGGACTTTCGAGCAAAATCTTGGAGAAGCTGTTATAATACCAGCTGGATGTCCACATCAAGTGAGAAATCTCAAG TCATGCATAAAGGTTGCGCTTGACTTTGTGTCTCCGGAGAACTTCAATGAATGCATTAAGCTGAGTGAAGAGTTCCGTCTACTTCCTAAAGACCACCTTGCTAAAGTAGACAAACTTGAG GTGAAAAAGATGGCTCTGCATGCACTCATGCATGACATAAGGGATTTTGAGAAATGTACATCTTCTGA GGCCAATGATGAGAATGAAGTGAAACCTCAAGCTGAAGAACAACCAGAGAGTTCTATCCCCCCTCGCAAAAACAAAAAGGCCAACAA GTAG